Part of the Listeria innocua genome is shown below.
CAATATCAAGAGCTGGTGTGGTTACGAAGGCTTTATGTACGTGAATACTCTGTAAGGTTCCGCTCGTTATCATACCGTTAAGAATGAATGTTTCCGGATAAATGACTCCACCTGTCACGATTACTTTGGACGGGGAAAAGCGCATTATGGAAGCTACGTTAATATCATTTGTTATTACGGTTAATTTGGAGCGGTCTTTTAACGCTGTTGCGATATGACCGGTTGTTGTTCCGGCGTCTAGGATGATTGTGTCCCCGTCTTTAACCATTGTTGCTGCTAATGTAGCGATGCGTTGTTTTTCTTCATAGCGCACTTCACTACGTTTTTTCCAGTTAGGTTCAGAAACTACTTTTTCTTCTATCATAACTCCGCCATGGGTTCTTTTTAGTTTTTTGTCTTTTTCAAGTGATGTTAAATCGCGGCGAATGGTTGCTTCGTGAACTTCAAAATGTTTAGCTAGTTCGCTAACGGTTGCTATTTTTCGGCTTTTGACATATTGGACAATGGCGCGTTTACGTTCGATAGATAGCACTTCTTCCCCTCCTTTTGTTTAACTATATGGTAACTCCAATAGAAAAAAATCGCAAACAATCAAAAAACCTTGGAGCGATTGGCCCCAAGGTTTGGAAATGAAAATTAATCGTTTAAGCGTTTTTCTAGTTCTGCTTTTTTGTCTTCGAAGCCTGGTTTGCCAAGTAATGCGAACATGTTGGCTTTATATGCTTCTACTCCTGGTTGGTCAAATGGATTTACGCCATTTAGGTAACCACTGATTGCTACAGCTTTTTCAAAGAAGTATACTAGGTAGCCGAAAGTATAGGCATCTAGTTCTGGTACTTCTACAACAAAGTTTGGAACTTCGCCGTCTGTATGTGCTAAAAGAGTTCCTTCGAATGCTTTTGTATTAACGAAATCAACTGTTTCACCAGCAAGGTAGTTTAAGCCATCTAAATCTACTTCTTCTTTATTGATAGTTAAATTGTGGCGTGGTTTGTCCACTTTGATAACTGTTTCAAAAAGGTTACGACGGCCGTCTTGGATATATTGACCGATAGAATGTAAATCTGTAGAGAAGTTAGCGCTCGATGGGTAAATTCCTTTTTTGTCTTTACCTTCACTTTCGCCGAATAATTGTTTCCACCATTCGTTGAAATATTGTAACCCTGGTTCGTAGCTGATTAGAAGTTCAGTTACTTTTCCTTTACGATAAAGAACATTACGAGCTGCTGCATATTGGTAAGCAATGTTATTTTTTAGCTCTGGTTTGTCGAAATCTTTGCTTGCTGCTGCTGCTCCGTTCATAAGCGCATCAATATCTACGCCACTCACTGCGATTGGAAGTAAACCTACTGCAGTTAAAACAGAGAAACGTCCACCAACGTCATCTGGAACTACAAATGTTTCGTAGCCTTCGTTGTCAGCTAATGTTTTTAGCGCGCCTTTTGCTTTATCAGTTGTAGCGTAAATGCGTTTTTTCGCGCCTTCTTCGCCGTATTTTTTGATTAGAAGTTCTTTGAAAACACGGAAAGCGATTGCTGGCTCTGTTGTTGTTCCGGATTTAGAAATAACGTTAACAGAAAAGTCGCGGTCGCCAACTACTTCGATTAAGTCATGTAAGTAAGAGGAACTAATGCTATTTCCTGCAAAGAATACTTGAGGTGTTTTACGCGCACCTTTTTCAAGTACATTATAGAAGGAATGATTTAAAGTTTCGATTGCTGCACGTGCTCCAAGGTAAGAACCACCGATACCGATAACGATTAATACGTCAGAATCACTGTGGATTTTTTCTGTTGCTTTTTTGATACGAGCAAATTCTTCTTTGTCGTAATCTGTTGGTAAATTAATCCAACCAAGCGCGTCATTACCAGCACCTGTACCATTATGTAATGAATCATGAGCTGCTTTTACTGCTGGTTCAAGATAATCAAGTTCGCGTTCTTCAAAAAAACGGAGCGCTTTGGAATAATCAAATTTAATATGTGTCATTGTTTTCCCTCCAAATTTTAAAAAAGTTTCTTTATTAACTTTATATCAATCAATGCTTTTTAGCAAGGATAGACCTTGTGAAATTTAAGCCTTTTTGAAAAATTAGGTATAGTTTTCATATAAGACTCCCTCGCTTCTGACTAGTTCATTTAAAGATAATTGGTCTATAGGTAATAGATCGTCAGCAAGTGGAATTGGTATCCATTTTACTCGAAAGACATTGTCGTCGTTTGAAAAAGTCGCCATCTCACCAACTGGTTTTGCTCGAAAAACAAATGTACAAACGTGTTCCCATGTAGCACGGCGCTCTTTGCAATGTAAAATTGACTCTATTTCTATATCAATATTTGTTTGTTCTTTTACTTTACTTGCGAGTGCTTCTTCCATCGTTTGGTCTGTTTCGACATGTCCTCCTGGAAAAGTCCAAGCTAAATTGCGGTTTCTAACTATTAATATCTCATCTTTCTTCTCGTTGTACACAAATGCTTGCACATGAATAGATCTTTTCACGTAAATCCCCCTTTTTTGACTATTTTATACAAATGAATAAATTGAAAATTACTACTAACTATTCCCTTTTTCTAAAATTTTAGTCAATTAAATTTATCAGCCTAGCAATTTATCCCGAAAAGGGCATTATACCAAGCTGATGGAGATTTTTATTTATCTGCTTTTTTAATCCATTCTTCTAATTTATCTCGTAATGTGTTGAAACCTTCATCATTTTCACCAGATGATACGTTTTTTTTCTTAGCTGGTTGTTCTTTTGGTGCTTCTTCAGTCGCTCTAATAGAAAGACTGATTTTGTTTTTTTCTTCATCAATGTCGAGTATTTTTACTTTTACCTCTTGGCCAACTTCTAGAAAATCATGGATATCTTTTACAAAACCATGTGTTATTTCTGAAATATGAACTAAGCCTTGTGTAGAATTATCTAATGCTACAAATGCACCGTAGCTTTGAATTCCGGCAATTTTCCCAGAAACTACTTCTCCCACCTTGAATGTACTCATCCTCATTCCACCTACTTTCAACCTTACAATATTTTATAAATTATAACACTTAGGCGAAACTTTAACAATTATTCTAAATCCTTGTATGGTGAGCTTTAAAGGTGAAATTTATGCTATAATTGAGTCGAATTAAAGAGAAGGAGCGTGACATAATTGAGTCAATTTGATGAAGTCATTCCGCGGATTGGAACTAATTCAGAAAAGTGGGATGGGGCAGAAGAATTATTTGGCAGAAAAGATATTATTCCAATGTGGGTAGCTGACATGGATTTCCGTGCGCCAAAGCCTGTACTTGATGCATTCCAGCGTCAAATCGATCACGGGATTTTTGGTTATTCAACAAAATCAGCGGCACTTGTCGAAGCTGTTATTGATTGGAACAAAGAGCAACACCAATTTGAAATTGATCCGAGCACTTTGTTTTTCAACGGGGCTGTTGTTCCAACTATTTCGCTAGCAATTCGTTCGTTAACAAGTGAAGGTGACGCTGTTCTAATGGTTTCGCCGATTTATCCGCCATTTTTCAACGTAACCAAAGCTACAGAACGAAAAGTAGTTATGTCCCCGCTCATATATGAAAACCACCAATATCGAATGGATTTTAATGATTTGGAAAAACGGATGAAAGAAGAAAATGTAAAATTATTCCTTCTATGTAATCCGCAAAACCCTGGTTGTCGTTGTTTCACAAAAGAAGAACTAGTGGAACTTGCTAATCTGTGTGAAAAATACCAAATTCCGATTGTTTCAGATGAAATTCACGCTGATTTAGTGATGAAAAATCATAAACATGTACCAATGATGGTTGCTGCGCCATTTTATAAAGATCAAATTATCACTTTGATGGCTGCTACAAAAACATTTAATTTAGCTGCTATTAAAGCTTCCTACTATATTATTACGAATAAAGACTACCAAGCAAAATTCGCCGCGGAGCAAAAATATGCTACAACTAATGGGCTTAATGTTTTTGGGATTGTTGGTACTGAAGCTGCCTACCGGGATGGCGCTGCTTGGTTAAACGAACTAAAAGAATATATTTATCGTAATTATGAATATGTAAAGGATGCAATCGAAAAAGAAGTACCAGAAGTTGGCGTAACGGACTTAGAGGCAACTTACTTGATGTGGCTTGATTGCCGCGCGCTTCCTAAAGATGAGAAAACGATTTATACTGATTTAATCGAAGCCGGCGTTGGTGTCCAAATGGGTTCTGGATTTGGTCATTCAGGTAAAGGTTTTGTCCGCCTCAACATTGCATGTCCAAAAGAAACTTTAGAAAAAGGGGTAAAACTTCTGATTCAAGGCTTAAAAAAATAGCTTATTCTGGGAAACTAAGTAGCAAATACTTAGTTTCTTTTTTTAGGAAATTGATTATAGCTTTGGTATACTATTCTTTGGAAAGTGAAATAGTGTTCATTTTCCGTTTACATAAATTTAAAGGAGTTGGTATAACCGATGTTTTTAGGGCTTCGTGAATTAGTTTATTCTAAGTTGCGCTATAT
Proteins encoded:
- the yugI gene encoding S1 domain-containing post-transcriptional regulator GSP13, with translation MSTFKVGEVVSGKIAGIQSYGAFVALDNSTQGLVHISEITHGFVKDIHDFLEVGQEVKVKILDIDEEKNKISLSIRATEEAPKEQPAKKKNVSSGENDEGFNTLRDKLEEWIKKADK
- a CDS encoding DeoR/GlpR family DNA-binding transcription regulator; protein product: MLSIERKRAIVQYVKSRKIATVSELAKHFEVHEATIRRDLTSLEKDKKLKRTHGGVMIEEKVVSEPNWKKRSEVRYEEKQRIATLAATMVKDGDTIILDAGTTTGHIATALKDRSKLTVITNDINVASIMRFSPSKVIVTGGVIYPETFILNGMITSGTLQSIHVHKAFVTTPALDIDKGLMHYDEYLIPAKQQMLHSADEVILVTDHTKFGRISLYKYAALDEISSIITGKEIDPVLKEQFEEKGMQIYTT
- a CDS encoding glucose-6-phosphate isomerase, with protein sequence MTHIKFDYSKALRFFEERELDYLEPAVKAAHDSLHNGTGAGNDALGWINLPTDYDKEEFARIKKATEKIHSDSDVLIVIGIGGSYLGARAAIETLNHSFYNVLEKGARKTPQVFFAGNSISSSYLHDLIEVVGDRDFSVNVISKSGTTTEPAIAFRVFKELLIKKYGEEGAKKRIYATTDKAKGALKTLADNEGYETFVVPDDVGGRFSVLTAVGLLPIAVSGVDIDALMNGAAAASKDFDKPELKNNIAYQYAAARNVLYRKGKVTELLISYEPGLQYFNEWWKQLFGESEGKDKKGIYPSSANFSTDLHSIGQYIQDGRRNLFETVIKVDKPRHNLTINKEEVDLDGLNYLAGETVDFVNTKAFEGTLLAHTDGEVPNFVVEVPELDAYTFGYLVYFFEKAVAISGYLNGVNPFDQPGVEAYKANMFALLGKPGFEDKKAELEKRLND
- a CDS encoding NUDIX hydrolase; the encoded protein is MKRSIHVQAFVYNEKKDEILIVRNRNLAWTFPGGHVETDQTMEEALASKVKEQTNIDIEIESILHCKERRATWEHVCTFVFRAKPVGEMATFSNDDNVFRVKWIPIPLADDLLPIDQLSLNELVRSEGVLYENYT
- a CDS encoding MalY/PatB family protein, which translates into the protein MSQFDEVIPRIGTNSEKWDGAEELFGRKDIIPMWVADMDFRAPKPVLDAFQRQIDHGIFGYSTKSAALVEAVIDWNKEQHQFEIDPSTLFFNGAVVPTISLAIRSLTSEGDAVLMVSPIYPPFFNVTKATERKVVMSPLIYENHQYRMDFNDLEKRMKEENVKLFLLCNPQNPGCRCFTKEELVELANLCEKYQIPIVSDEIHADLVMKNHKHVPMMVAAPFYKDQIITLMAATKTFNLAAIKASYYIITNKDYQAKFAAEQKYATTNGLNVFGIVGTEAAYRDGAAWLNELKEYIYRNYEYVKDAIEKEVPEVGVTDLEATYLMWLDCRALPKDEKTIYTDLIEAGVGVQMGSGFGHSGKGFVRLNIACPKETLEKGVKLLIQGLKK